A single Silvibacterium dinghuense DNA region contains:
- a CDS encoding dienelactone hydrolase family protein: MIDQTLETLLNIIGAMSVFMSTRLLLNFNGRIGRMRLLFGLVVLLITGVSISALAETAFQFTGAPGPYSVGFRAVIEHDSSRTYGPRFDSMGAPVTDNRARPIQTLIWYPAVKSKADHMNYGNYLDLFASEEGAPATAAQAEQTVLTRKKDYTADADPTSQMRATNEAKPDEGKYPLVIYAPSYGGPAFENADLCEYLASYGYVVIASPSIGAHSFNMIGGIEGAELQARDISFLIGFAQTLRNVDLSHIAVIGYSWGGLSNFFAAAQDDRIGALIALDGSARYFPKLIKDSKYVQPQNMTIPLLFFTRGEIPLESLTGADMSGNVLNEMVHSDVYIVRMHDMRHGEFSSMHQRSPAYWLRHPPEEYSQQETSKSYEWIARYTLNFLNLTLKNDIAGKAFLIAAPAKNGVSDHMLAVDFRPAKENPTSPKP, from the coding sequence TTGATCGATCAGACCCTGGAAACATTGTTGAACATAATTGGAGCGATGAGCGTATTCATGTCGACCAGACTTTTATTGAACTTCAACGGGAGGATAGGTCGGATGCGACTATTATTTGGACTAGTCGTTTTGTTAATTACCGGAGTATCAATATCCGCCTTGGCCGAGACGGCGTTCCAATTCACAGGTGCACCGGGCCCTTATTCGGTTGGTTTCCGCGCGGTTATCGAGCATGACTCCTCCCGCACATACGGGCCTCGATTCGATTCCATGGGTGCGCCAGTGACTGATAACCGCGCTCGTCCTATCCAAACGTTGATCTGGTATCCGGCGGTCAAATCCAAAGCGGATCATATGAACTATGGCAACTACTTGGATCTCTTTGCTAGTGAGGAAGGGGCTCCGGCAACAGCAGCACAAGCTGAGCAGACGGTGTTGACAAGAAAAAAAGACTATACAGCCGACGCAGACCCAACGTCTCAAATGCGGGCTACAAATGAAGCGAAACCGGACGAGGGAAAGTACCCTCTGGTCATATATGCGCCAAGTTATGGGGGACCAGCTTTTGAAAATGCCGACCTTTGCGAATATTTAGCCAGTTATGGATACGTAGTGATCGCAAGCCCTTCTATAGGGGCTCATTCGTTCAACATGATCGGCGGGATTGAAGGTGCTGAGCTGCAGGCACGCGATATTTCATTCTTGATTGGTTTCGCTCAGACACTGCGCAATGTCGACTTATCGCATATCGCAGTAATAGGCTATAGTTGGGGAGGTCTCTCCAATTTCTTTGCAGCAGCCCAAGATGATCGCATTGGAGCTCTCATAGCCCTTGACGGTTCGGCCCGCTATTTTCCCAAATTGATCAAGGATTCGAAGTATGTTCAACCACAAAACATGACGATTCCGCTTCTGTTCTTTACTCGAGGAGAAATACCTCTGGAGAGTTTAACTGGGGCGGATATGTCGGGAAATGTGTTGAATGAAATGGTCCATAGTGATGTGTATATCGTGCGGATGCACGATATGCGTCATGGCGAATTCTCTTCTATGCATCAGCGTTCGCCTGCGTACTGGCTTCGTCATCCTCCGGAGGAATACTCACAGCAGGAAACATCGAAGAGCTACGAGTGGATTGCCCGTTACACGCTCAACTTCCTTAATCTGACACTGAAAAACGATATAGCCGGAAAGGCGTTTTTAATTGCGGCACCAGCAAAGAACGGTGTGTCCGATCACATGCTTGCCGTTGATTTTCGACCAGCAAAGGAAAACCCGACCTCGCCAAAGCCCTGA
- a CDS encoding LysR family transcriptional regulator yields MYAVVLSEEGNLGRTAERLHTSHSNVSRKLKTLQSTWGVELFRRNPTGFEPTHEGRLAIRQFRRSIEHMQRGFDQAVYLSVKNQRPLLIGHSLYIHGRMLPYLERQRIPGSGFSRIELRADTTVHLMKQVLHGLLHVGFGVAPVQDRDLWVAPLLQEPFGICIPADHPYKDKVRLSLHDLANETIYWMPRSVHPGFYRQVTEYLYGVGIQPHNLHEARAIIQGIDLAASRLGVALVPESAARFQHPGVLFKPITDKLIQIETVVFARRDQMHNAVSDFVQAAIAELSPRKARLQ; encoded by the coding sequence ATGTACGCTGTCGTGTTGTCGGAAGAAGGAAATCTGGGCCGAACCGCCGAGCGTCTGCATACCAGCCATTCCAATGTCAGCCGAAAGCTGAAGACTCTCCAGAGTACCTGGGGCGTCGAGCTTTTTCGCAGAAACCCTACCGGATTCGAGCCTACCCATGAAGGTCGGCTCGCAATCCGCCAATTCCGCAGATCGATCGAGCACATGCAGCGGGGGTTCGATCAGGCAGTCTACCTGTCGGTGAAGAACCAGCGACCTCTCCTGATCGGGCACTCCTTGTACATTCATGGAAGAATGCTGCCTTATCTTGAACGGCAGCGTATCCCCGGTTCGGGATTTTCAAGAATCGAACTCAGAGCGGACACGACTGTACACCTTATGAAGCAGGTCCTCCATGGTCTGCTGCACGTCGGGTTCGGTGTGGCTCCAGTGCAGGACAGGGACCTGTGGGTGGCTCCGCTTCTACAGGAACCCTTTGGGATCTGCATTCCAGCCGACCACCCATATAAGGACAAAGTCCGGCTCTCTCTCCATGACCTCGCCAACGAAACGATCTACTGGATGCCGCGTTCTGTACATCCTGGGTTTTACCGGCAGGTGACGGAGTACCTGTACGGAGTTGGCATCCAGCCCCATAACCTCCATGAGGCCAGAGCCATCATTCAGGGGATCGATCTTGCCGCAAGTCGTCTGGGAGTGGCGCTGGTGCCTGAGTCGGCAGCACGCTTTCAACACCCCGGAGTTCTTTTCAAGCCCATCACGGACAAACTGATCCAGATCGAGACGGTTGTCTTTGCACGGCGTGACCAGATGCACAATGCGGTGAGTGATTTCGTGCAGGCAGCGATCGCCGAATTAAGCCCGAGGAAAGCTCGCCTGCAGTGA
- a CDS encoding helix-turn-helix domain-containing protein produces the protein MSTLRKQFGARLREIRHAQGLTQEELAEKASISLNFLNLIERGQRGPSFDSIERLARALKRPVAELFLPPQKKGRK, from the coding sequence GTGAGTACACTTCGGAAGCAATTCGGCGCGCGATTGCGCGAGATCAGACATGCCCAAGGCTTGACCCAGGAAGAGCTTGCGGAGAAGGCATCGATCTCCCTGAACTTCCTCAATCTCATCGAGCGAGGTCAGCGGGGTCCGTCCTTCGACAGCATCGAGCGGCTCGCGAGAGCCCTGAAGCGTCCTGTGGCCGAGCTATTTCTTCCGCCGCAGAAGAAGGGCCGGAAGTAG
- a CDS encoding RNA polymerase sigma factor yields the protein MFPFPPKPERRTSFEDIFFEHYSRLLEWALQLTRGDRSDAEDLVQELYVRFARLDTTPEHVENAENYLFSALRNLHYTRARRARTNAIDDLSIVDYDSIQHGLRAVDRSELLSVRSDLYRICDYLCSRKDTSRSASIFILRYFLGYFPNELMKVVQSSRVAVDKAIQAVRREARMDLQRPGAIRSINEKRDQKTRVSNGNGAENEQHLFHALRTRIFASCAGECFGRSTLESKYAQLGQNFTTQELAHLVSCTICLDHANRILGLPLLEDRSPDDAIGRDTPQGPDGTAGSLPTLISNRSSRKKKDLERRRTQLKRCAEEVDQHRPQRLFIVVDGEVRASQKVTAALSELRVELGRSEKPSFIEVLSEQGICLAFVIVQQPAPEGDLYQSHETALSDDRAIKVVTSFTEETPAIQVVYRDPLVAADEAGDLAENPAIQTYNTVAPKLTTFEQPGLLEWPRHFWSRLTGIPSKMNPLLASAMLFGLCSIVCFLLWTRSGPRISPRTLLNRAEQSDTSALAASRAGVIYQKVRISESGHAMERAIYRDPQKKRKPRQQHLTAADQKLKDRLDVAGVNWDEPLSAVNYATWHDHQLGRRDVVAQTGSNLLTLTTSTDAVSSPILKESLTVRESDFHPVARTIELRDEGMIEIAELNYDVMPWAAVNQDWFEPLEGTISGSAGIHPALHLPHLLSDLELDEAELEARVVLSQLHADQGEQIHLDRSSTGIEVKGVVDTDERKHQLVSQLLQVPHVRPSILSVEELSNNPLPTPPRTAQPLQAYSVEAQQSPLEQYLRAQKMPLAQLATVSQDLLSGCLRVQQAQTHLSELQQRFKEDNQLPADRQQQLTALSQNYVTAIQSGLDMDKRALLSLGLIDSSQTISSPTSGVPDKDFSQQVRHYQELCQELITGGPGQSRPAAVIANEIMTSGAAIRTRITQIPTFPSAAHNDQ from the coding sequence ATGTTCCCCTTTCCGCCCAAACCGGAGCGACGCACCAGTTTCGAAGACATTTTCTTCGAGCACTACTCCCGTTTACTTGAATGGGCTCTGCAACTTACGCGTGGTGACCGCTCCGATGCCGAAGACCTCGTACAGGAGTTGTACGTCCGTTTCGCACGGCTGGATACGACCCCTGAGCACGTCGAGAACGCTGAAAACTATCTCTTTTCGGCTCTTCGGAACCTGCATTACACACGGGCCAGGCGAGCGCGAACGAACGCCATTGACGACCTCTCGATTGTCGACTACGACTCGATCCAGCATGGTCTGCGGGCGGTGGATCGGAGCGAGCTTCTTTCCGTCCGGTCTGATCTGTATCGCATTTGCGACTATCTTTGTAGCCGTAAGGACACATCGCGATCGGCGAGCATCTTCATCCTTCGCTATTTTCTCGGATACTTCCCGAATGAACTGATGAAGGTCGTTCAGTCGAGCCGGGTCGCTGTTGACAAAGCGATTCAGGCCGTTCGTCGTGAAGCCCGCATGGATCTCCAGCGTCCCGGAGCGATCCGGTCGATTAACGAAAAACGTGATCAGAAAACACGCGTTTCGAATGGAAATGGGGCTGAGAATGAGCAGCATCTATTCCATGCGCTGAGAACAAGAATTTTCGCATCGTGTGCGGGTGAGTGTTTCGGACGTTCCACTCTGGAATCGAAGTATGCGCAACTTGGTCAGAACTTCACGACGCAGGAACTGGCTCACCTCGTCAGTTGCACCATATGCCTCGATCACGCCAACAGAATCCTCGGTCTACCTCTCCTCGAAGATCGTTCCCCGGATGACGCCATAGGCAGGGACACGCCGCAAGGTCCGGATGGAACAGCAGGCTCTCTGCCGACTCTCATTTCAAACCGCTCCTCCCGTAAGAAGAAAGATCTGGAGAGACGCAGGACACAACTGAAGCGTTGCGCAGAAGAGGTCGATCAGCATCGTCCGCAGCGGCTTTTCATTGTTGTCGATGGTGAGGTTCGCGCCTCACAGAAGGTGACAGCGGCGCTGAGTGAACTCCGGGTGGAACTGGGTCGATCGGAAAAGCCGTCGTTCATCGAGGTTCTCAGTGAGCAAGGTATTTGCCTAGCATTCGTCATCGTGCAGCAGCCAGCGCCCGAAGGGGATCTTTACCAATCCCACGAAACAGCGCTGAGCGACGATCGTGCGATCAAGGTCGTCACCTCGTTCACCGAGGAGACACCGGCGATCCAGGTCGTTTACCGCGATCCGCTTGTCGCCGCGGACGAGGCCGGCGATCTTGCTGAAAATCCGGCAATCCAGACATACAACACGGTAGCGCCAAAGCTGACCACATTTGAGCAGCCTGGGTTGCTTGAATGGCCCCGGCACTTCTGGTCACGGCTTACAGGTATTCCCTCAAAGATGAATCCTCTCCTTGCGAGCGCCATGCTCTTTGGCCTCTGCTCTATCGTCTGCTTCCTGCTGTGGACGCGGAGCGGCCCGCGAATCTCTCCACGCACACTTCTGAATCGTGCAGAGCAGTCGGACACCTCAGCGCTGGCAGCCAGCCGCGCGGGAGTGATCTATCAGAAAGTGCGGATCAGTGAATCTGGTCATGCGATGGAGCGTGCCATCTATCGCGATCCTCAGAAGAAGAGGAAGCCCAGGCAGCAGCATCTGACCGCAGCCGACCAGAAGCTCAAGGATCGGCTCGACGTTGCGGGGGTGAACTGGGATGAACCGCTCTCTGCAGTCAACTATGCGACTTGGCATGATCACCAACTCGGAAGGCGCGATGTTGTTGCGCAGACCGGTAGCAATCTGCTCACTCTGACGACTTCGACGGATGCTGTGTCCAGCCCGATTCTCAAGGAATCGCTCACGGTTCGAGAGAGCGACTTCCATCCGGTGGCGCGCACGATCGAGCTGCGGGATGAGGGAATGATCGAGATTGCCGAGTTGAACTATGACGTCATGCCGTGGGCAGCAGTCAATCAGGACTGGTTTGAGCCGCTGGAAGGGACTATCTCTGGTTCTGCGGGGATTCATCCGGCACTGCATCTGCCGCATCTGCTCTCGGATCTCGAACTGGATGAGGCGGAGCTTGAAGCACGCGTTGTCCTGAGCCAGCTTCACGCGGATCAGGGCGAACAGATCCATCTGGATCGCTCGTCGACCGGCATTGAGGTGAAAGGCGTCGTCGACACGGACGAACGCAAGCACCAACTCGTCTCGCAATTGCTTCAGGTTCCACATGTGCGTCCATCAATCCTGAGTGTCGAGGAACTTAGCAACAATCCGCTGCCGACTCCACCTCGCACAGCACAACCTCTTCAGGCGTACTCCGTGGAGGCGCAACAGTCTCCGTTGGAGCAGTATCTGCGTGCTCAAAAGATGCCGCTCGCTCAACTAGCTACTGTCTCGCAGGATCTGTTGAGCGGTTGTCTGCGAGTACAGCAGGCGCAGACTCACCTCTCTGAATTGCAACAACGGTTCAAGGAAGACAATCAGCTTCCTGCTGACCGTCAGCAGCAGTTGACGGCCCTTTCCCAAAACTATGTAACAGCCATTCAATCCGGGCTCGACATGGACAAACGCGCGCTTCTTTCGCTTGGTCTTATCGATTCCAGTCAAACGATCTCATCGCCGACGTCAGGCGTGCCGGATAAGGATTTCTCTCAACAGGTTCGTCACTATCAGGAACTCTGCCAGGAGTTGATCACCGGCGGCCCAGGTCAGTCGCGGCCTGCTGCAGTGATTGCAAACGAAATCATGACTTCGGGCGCCGCTATCCGCACCCGTATCACCCAGATACCGACGTTCCCCTCGGCTGCGCACAACGATCAATAA
- a CDS encoding TonB-dependent receptor: MTRQLRVLLVSIFIFGLGSAALAQNTQLQGEVSDSSGAVIPKALVRVVDQRTGTERKVETNGSGRYIVPGLDPSLYKVFVQAEGFSTAASTPITLNVGQSAVLDFKMQIGQATQSVTVDASGLQINTTDGSVGTVVGGDFVANLPLNGRSFQDLILLTPGVVTQTPQNTVAGVGTGGDFSVNGQRTESNSYIVDGVSANTSASVPSGVVQSSTALGTTQSLVSVDALQEFRVNSSTYSAEYGRTPGGQFSFITRSGTDDFHGSIFDYLRNNFFDANNWFTDYYHTKAPALRQNDFGGTLGGPITIPALYDGRDKSFFFVSYEGLRLTQPQPAVLKYVPDLALRQNPMLPAVMRPILNAFPLPTSGGMDYSSGLAQFIQSDSLPSQIDSTSIRLDQAVSSRMRLFFRFSDVPSSSSARNLSIYNPTTSGNHTYTLGATNQLNTNVTNEFRLGYVDSNNGTKYIMDNFGGAQSTDLAADLGANISPNPGPGVALSLGGNYTALQLAPTRIQMHQWNVTDTLSWLLGRHTFKFGIDYRYIDSLNVAATPSVFYLYTNASQLLSNSALSGTGTITKPNTEPRFREFSGFAQDEWRVRSPLSLSLGVRWDVNPSPSSGIGPLPYTLSGSLSDPAGLSLAPENTALYKTTWYNFAPRLGVAWTANNNPGYQTVFRAGGGVFFDTGNQSVAAGFTQSPGNFTSKALQNAPLPFPNLASLTFSLAPPYTSTVIYAPYPHLQLPYTLEWSSAVEQGLGQAQTLTISYVAANGRRLLQENEFSIHALNPNFGTIIQYTNGPTSNYQSLQTKFQRSVAHGVQALVAYTWSHSLDYGSNFTTLPLQRGNSDFDVRNNFTAGATWETPIVHRGMIIDALINEWAIDGHLISRSGFPVNILGSAAVDAATGTIYYPGVNLVPNQPLYLHITSIPGGREINKAAFTLPATGSIGTAPRNFVRGFGATQMNIAVKREFRLHDNLNLQFRAESFNSLNHPNFGTIDSVLTDTTFGQATNTLNQGLATTSLLYQMGGPRSMQFALKLQF; the protein is encoded by the coding sequence ATGACTCGCCAGCTTCGCGTTCTACTTGTATCAATTTTCATCTTCGGTCTGGGTTCTGCCGCTCTCGCCCAAAACACTCAACTTCAGGGCGAGGTCTCCGATTCCTCCGGAGCTGTAATACCCAAGGCCCTGGTTCGCGTCGTGGATCAGCGAACCGGTACAGAACGAAAGGTCGAGACAAATGGAAGCGGGCGATATATCGTGCCCGGTCTCGATCCGAGCCTGTACAAAGTTTTCGTGCAGGCTGAGGGATTTAGTACAGCGGCCAGCACTCCGATTACGCTCAACGTCGGACAAAGCGCCGTGCTCGACTTCAAGATGCAGATTGGCCAGGCCACACAGAGCGTCACGGTCGATGCAAGCGGGCTTCAGATTAATACGACAGATGGATCGGTTGGGACAGTCGTAGGCGGAGATTTCGTAGCAAATCTTCCACTCAACGGGCGCAGTTTTCAGGATCTCATTTTGCTGACACCCGGCGTTGTTACGCAGACCCCCCAGAATACCGTGGCAGGTGTGGGAACTGGCGGGGACTTCAGCGTCAACGGACAAAGAACTGAATCGAATTCCTATATTGTCGACGGAGTCTCTGCGAACACGAGTGCTTCCGTCCCAAGTGGGGTTGTCCAATCTTCGACGGCCCTCGGAACGACACAGAGCCTCGTCTCTGTCGACGCGTTACAGGAATTCCGTGTCAATAGTTCAACGTACTCGGCGGAGTATGGGAGAACGCCTGGCGGACAATTCTCGTTTATTACCCGATCTGGCACAGATGACTTTCATGGCAGTATTTTTGACTATCTCCGAAACAATTTTTTTGATGCCAATAATTGGTTTACAGACTACTACCACACCAAAGCACCCGCCTTACGGCAAAACGATTTCGGAGGAACTTTGGGCGGCCCAATAACAATTCCAGCACTATACGACGGCAGGGATAAAAGCTTCTTCTTCGTCTCGTATGAAGGTCTTCGGCTAACGCAGCCTCAACCGGCAGTGCTGAAGTATGTCCCCGACCTTGCGCTCCGACAGAACCCAATGTTGCCAGCTGTCATGCGCCCGATACTGAACGCTTTTCCCTTGCCAACTTCAGGAGGAATGGATTACAGCAGCGGCTTGGCACAGTTCATTCAGTCCGACTCGTTGCCAAGCCAAATCGATTCTACGAGCATACGTCTGGACCAAGCCGTATCGTCCAGAATGCGGTTGTTCTTCCGTTTTAGCGATGTACCAAGTAGCTCATCGGCGAGGAATCTATCGATATACAACCCCACAACCTCGGGGAATCATACCTACACCCTCGGGGCAACGAACCAGTTGAATACTAATGTCACTAATGAATTTCGTCTGGGATATGTGGACAGCAATAACGGCACAAAATATATCATGGACAACTTCGGAGGAGCACAGTCCACCGATCTTGCAGCAGATCTCGGCGCCAATATATCTCCCAACCCGGGGCCGGGTGTGGCATTGTCCCTGGGCGGAAATTACACGGCTCTCCAGTTGGCGCCAACGCGCATACAAATGCATCAGTGGAATGTAACCGATACGCTTTCATGGCTTCTAGGGCGGCACACCTTCAAATTTGGTATCGACTATCGCTACATTGACTCGCTAAATGTAGCGGCAACCCCTAGTGTGTTTTACCTCTATACAAATGCAAGCCAACTTCTCTCCAACAGCGCCCTGAGCGGCACTGGCACTATCACTAAACCAAACACTGAGCCCAGGTTCCGTGAGTTCTCGGGATTCGCGCAGGACGAATGGAGAGTGCGGTCACCGCTAAGTCTGTCGTTAGGCGTGCGGTGGGATGTGAACCCGTCTCCCAGTTCGGGGATTGGCCCGCTTCCCTATACATTATCGGGAAGCCTCAGTGATCCTGCCGGACTCTCCTTAGCACCGGAAAATACAGCTCTATATAAGACGACTTGGTATAACTTCGCCCCCCGCCTAGGTGTTGCGTGGACCGCCAACAATAACCCTGGATACCAGACGGTCTTTCGCGCAGGGGGTGGCGTCTTCTTCGATACTGGCAATCAATCTGTTGCAGCCGGCTTCACGCAATCGCCCGGAAACTTTACCTCCAAGGCTCTTCAAAATGCCCCTTTGCCATTTCCAAACCTCGCCAGCCTGACTTTCTCGCTTGCGCCGCCCTACACCAGCACGGTGATTTATGCGCCCTATCCCCACCTGCAATTGCCTTATACGCTTGAGTGGAGTTCGGCTGTCGAACAAGGACTCGGCCAGGCGCAGACGCTAACCATTAGCTATGTGGCCGCCAATGGCCGACGGCTGCTCCAGGAAAATGAATTCTCCATCCATGCTCTGAACCCGAACTTCGGAACAATTATCCAGTACACGAATGGGCCCACGTCAAACTATCAGTCGCTTCAAACCAAGTTTCAGCGCAGTGTAGCGCATGGCGTGCAAGCGTTGGTGGCTTACACGTGGTCCCATTCGCTCGATTATGGATCAAACTTTACTACCCTACCCCTTCAACGTGGAAATTCGGACTTCGATGTGCGCAATAACTTCACTGCCGGCGCAACCTGGGAAACCCCAATCGTGCATCGCGGGATGATTATTGACGCACTTATTAACGAATGGGCGATTGATGGTCATCTCATTTCGCGGTCGGGATTTCCAGTAAATATTCTCGGCTCAGCTGCGGTGGATGCTGCGACAGGCACGATTTACTATCCAGGCGTCAACTTGGTTCCGAATCAGCCGTTGTATCTTCACATCACGAGTATTCCCGGTGGTCGCGAAATCAATAAAGCAGCCTTCACTCTTCCCGCGACAGGCAGCATCGGCACAGCGCCAAGGAACTTTGTTCGCGGCTTTGGAGCCACTCAGATGAACATTGCTGTAAAACGAGAATTCCGCCTACATGACAATCTTAATTTGCAATTCCGTGCAGAGAGCTTCAATAGCCTTAATCATCCGAACTTCGGCACGATCGATTCAGTTCTCACGGATACGACGTTTGGTCAGGCGACAAATACACTCAACCAAGGTTTAGCGACAACCAGCTTGCTCTATCAGATGGGTGGGCCACGTTCCATGCAATTTGCGCTCAAACTTCAATTCTGA
- a CDS encoding metallophosphoesterase has product MQALLLLGDSWYGALDGGISSARWQSQFEEMYPADVFACPAYSIPGNHDYQRWPDSKVVAELEYARVGKTSAGPTRWTMPSLWYRFEFPAKLPLITCLALDSNMPYADGTTSHGRDFTLTPQQQTEQLAWLEAELQRQRTTPFLAVMGHHPIYSDGPHGDHHVLIRDWDPLFRKYNVHLYLAGHDHDLQHLEFENHPTSFFLSGGGGADLYNLKVDQSQRGPYAQKVYGFSHLSVTERQIALRHLDSNGRILHGFTKTPDGKVKLLN; this is encoded by the coding sequence GTGCAGGCTTTGCTTTTGCTAGGCGATAGCTGGTATGGCGCACTCGATGGCGGCATTAGCTCTGCCCGCTGGCAGAGCCAATTTGAAGAGATGTACCCTGCCGACGTGTTTGCGTGCCCCGCCTACTCCATCCCTGGCAACCACGATTATCAACGGTGGCCCGACAGCAAAGTAGTTGCGGAGTTGGAATATGCTCGTGTCGGCAAGACCAGTGCAGGTCCGACACGCTGGACCATGCCGTCGCTATGGTATCGCTTTGAGTTTCCGGCAAAGCTTCCCCTGATTACTTGTCTCGCGCTCGACAGCAACATGCCGTATGCAGATGGCACCACAAGCCACGGACGGGATTTCACCCTGACGCCGCAGCAGCAAACGGAGCAACTTGCGTGGCTCGAAGCGGAGTTGCAACGGCAGCGCACGACGCCCTTCCTTGCGGTGATGGGACACCACCCTATCTATTCGGATGGCCCACATGGGGACCACCATGTTCTCATCAGAGATTGGGACCCATTGTTTCGAAAATACAACGTGCATCTATACCTCGCGGGTCACGACCACGACCTGCAGCATCTCGAATTCGAGAATCATCCAACGAGCTTCTTTCTCTCGGGTGGCGGCGGTGCGGATTTGTACAACCTAAAGGTCGATCAGTCACAGCGCGGACCGTATGCGCAGAAGGTGTATGGCTTCAGTCATCTCTCCGTAACCGAAAGACAGATTGCACTTCGCCATCTGGACAGCAATGGCCGCATTCTTCATGGTTTCACGAAGACACCTGATGGAAAAGTCAAATTGCTGAACTAA
- a CDS encoding CpaF family protein: protein MSFEVIIPFLKPIEDLLASATISEIMVNPDSSVWIEEAGQVRLMPEISFEDGALQTGLEVIANRFGKKLDVDSPILNLRLPDGSRLAAMIPPVVNPRPLMTIRKFTTRGYKLADLIKAGMLTEDQAATLTEAVESGQNILIAGATGSGKSTLLGTLADAIPDHERILLIEDTAELHLRKPHVVSAESQTDTHHSRITFDDLLKAVLRHRPDRIIVGEVRGPEARTLLDAMNTGHRGTLATIHASSSEEAIYRLALLTIRNTTNLVLATAEDEIRRCIDLVVFIRRDRGRRYVHDVRTISSAI, encoded by the coding sequence GTGAGCTTTGAAGTCATCATCCCGTTCCTGAAGCCAATTGAGGACCTACTGGCATCCGCTACCATTTCCGAAATTATGGTCAATCCAGATTCTTCCGTCTGGATCGAAGAAGCAGGCCAGGTCAGGCTCATGCCCGAGATCTCCTTCGAAGACGGTGCGCTCCAAACCGGACTCGAAGTGATTGCCAACCGTTTCGGCAAGAAGCTGGACGTTGATTCGCCGATTCTGAACCTGCGGCTTCCCGATGGCAGCCGACTCGCGGCGATGATCCCACCTGTTGTTAACCCACGTCCATTAATGACGATCCGAAAATTTACCACCAGAGGATATAAGTTAGCCGACCTGATTAAGGCCGGAATGCTGACTGAGGATCAGGCAGCGACCTTGACCGAGGCCGTAGAGAGCGGACAGAACATCCTGATCGCGGGTGCAACGGGCAGTGGGAAATCCACTCTACTCGGGACGCTTGCCGATGCCATCCCTGACCATGAGCGCATTTTGCTCATTGAAGACACCGCTGAACTGCATTTACGCAAGCCGCATGTCGTTTCCGCGGAGTCTCAGACGGACACACACCATAGCCGGATTACATTTGATGATCTTCTAAAGGCGGTACTCAGGCATCGGCCTGACCGCATCATTGTCGGAGAAGTGCGTGGCCCCGAAGCGCGGACTCTTCTGGACGCCATGAACACCGGCCACCGAGGAACTCTGGCGACAATTCATGCCAGCAGTTCTGAGGAAGCGATCTACCGGCTGGCTTTGTTGACGATCCGTAACACGACAAACCTCGTCCTCGCAACGGCAGAGGACGAGATACGCCGATGCATTGATCTGGTTGTCTTTATTCGGCGGGATCGTGGTCGTCGGTATGTACACGATGTCCGCACAATTAGTTCAGCAATTTGA